A genomic stretch from Canis lupus familiaris isolate Mischka breed German Shepherd chromosome 17, alternate assembly UU_Cfam_GSD_1.0, whole genome shotgun sequence includes:
- the GCKR gene encoding glucokinase regulatory protein (The RefSeq protein has 1 substitution compared to this genomic sequence) → MPSTKRFQHVIETPEPGKWELSGYEAALPITEKSNPLTQDLDKADAEQIVRLLGQCDAEIFQEEGQIMPTYQRLYSESVLTTMVQVAGKVQEVLKEPEGGLVVLSGGGTSGRMAFLMSVSFNQLMKGLGQKPLYTYLIAGGDRSVVASREGTEDSALHGIEELKKVAAGKKRVIVIGISVGLSAPFVAGQMDYCMDNPAIFLPVLVGFNPVNMARNDPIEDWSSTFRQIAERMQKLQEKQEAFVLNPAIGPEGLSGSSRMKGGSATKILLETLLLAAHKTVDRGIAASQRCLLEILRTFERAHQVTYSQSTKIAALMKQASSSLEKKGRVYLVGWQTLGIIAIMDGVECIHTFGADFQDVRGFLIGDHSDMFNQKAELINQGPQFCFSQEDFLTSILPSLTEIDTVVFVFTLDDNLTEVQTLVEQVKEKTANIQALAHSTVGQSLPTPLKKLFPSIISIMWPLLFFEYEGNFIQKFQHELSTKWILNTVSTGAHVLLGKILQNHMLDLRIRNSKLFWRALAMLQRFSGQPKARCIETLLQVIHFPQPLSDDIRASPISVHIQTAHEKEQVIPIALLSLLFRCSILEAQAHLAAAPSVCEAVRSALTGPGRKRSTDPLEALEPALL, encoded by the exons ATGCCCAGCACAAAACGATTTCAACATGTGATTGAGACCCCAGAGCCTGGCAAGTGGGAG TTGTCTGGGTATGAGGCAGCCCTGCCAATCACAGAGAAGTCAAATCCACTGACCCAGGACTTGGACAAAGCAGACGCCGAGCAAATTGTTCGATTGCTGGGGCAATGTGATGCTGAGATCttccaggaggaggggcaaatcATGCCCACATACCAG CGACTGTATAGTGAATCAGTTCTGACTACCATGGTACAAGTGGCTGGAAAAGTTCAGGAAGTGCTGAAG gaGCCTGAGGGGGGACTGGTGGTGCTGAGTGGAGGGGGTACCTCTGGCAGGATGGCATTTCTCATGTCG GTCTCCTTTAACCAGCTGATGAAAGGTCTAGGACAGAAACCTCTTTACACCTACCTCATTGCAGGAGGTGACAG GTCTGTGGTGGCATCTAGGGAGGGGACAGAAGACAGTGCCCTGCACGGGATTGAAGAACTGAAAAAG GTGGCTGCTGGGAAGAAGAGGGTGATTGTCATTGGCATTTCCGTGGGACTCTCT GCTCCCTTTGTGGCAGGCCAGATGGATTACTGCATGGACAACCCAGCCATCTTCTTGCCTGTCCTGGTTGGTTTCAACCCTGTGAACATGGCCAG AAATGACCCCATTGAAGACTGGAGTTCCACATTCCGACAAATAGCAGAGCGGATGCAGAAACTGCAAGAGAAGCAGGAAGCTTTTGTGCTCAATCCTGCAATTGGG CCCGAGGGTCTCAGTGGCTCATCCCGGATGAAAGGTGGAAGCGCTACCAAGATCTTGCTGGAAACCCTGCTACTGGCAGCCCATAAGACAGTGGACCGGGGCATTGCAGCATCTCAGAG GTGCCTTCTGGAAATCCTGCGGACATTTGAGCGGGCTCATCAGGTGACCTATAGTCAAAGCACTAAAATTGCTGCCCTGATGAAACAAGCCAGCAGCAG CCTGGAGAAGAAAGGCCGAGTATACCTGGTTGGCTGGCAGACCCTTGGCATCATTGCCATCATGGATGGAGTGGAGTGCATCCACACGTTTGGTGCTG ATTTCCAAGATGTCCGTGGCTTTCTCATTGGTGATCACAGTGATATGTTTAACCAGAAGGCTGAGCTCATCAACCAG GGTCCCCAGTTCTGCTTCTCCCAGGAGGACTTCCTGACTTCCATCTTGCCATCCCTCACGGAAATTGACACCGTGGTCTTCGTTTTTACCCTGGATG acAACCTCACGGAGGTGCAGACACTGGTGGAGCAGGTGAAAGAGAAGACCGCCAACATCCAGGCCTTGGCACATAGCACTGTGGGGCAGTCCCTGCCG acccCTCTGAAGAAGCTCTTCCCTTCTATCATCAGCATCATGTGGCCACTGCTTTTCTTTGAATACGAAGGGAATTTCATCCAG AAGTTCCAGCATGAGCTAAGCACCAAGTGGATACTGAATACTGTGAGCACAGGGGCCCATGTGCTTCTTGGGAAGATCCTCCAAAACCACATGTTGGACCTCCGCATCCGCAACTCTAAGCTCTTCTGGCGGGCGCTGGCCATGCTGCAG CGGTTCTCTGGACAGCCCAAGGCTCGGTGCATCGAGACCCTCCTCCAGGTGATCCACTTCCCCCAGCCACTGTCGGATGATATTCGGGCTTCTCCGATCTCCGTCCACATCCAGACCGCACACGAGAAGGAACAG GTGATCCCCATAGCCCTGCTGAGCCTCCTGTTCCGGTGTTCCATCCTTGAGGCGCACGCGCACCTGGCTGCAGCTCCGTCAGTCTGTGAGGCTGTCAGGAGCGCCCTCACCGGGCCAGGGCGCAAGCGCAGCACGGACCCCTTGGAAGCACTAGAGCCTGCCCTGCTGTGA